The genomic window CTTTGTTGATATATTCCCTTTTTAATCTCAATACAACCTCACCGGCCTTTATTGCTAAAATATCATCAGATAAAAGAAGTAGTTCATCTAAATTAGGAGTAATTAATAGTACAGGTTTTTCATTAGAAAAATGACGAATAAAATTAGATATCTCACTATATGCCCTATAGTCTAGATTACTAAGGGGTGAAAAACAAATTAAAAAGCTCTTTGTAATATATTTTTCTCTAAAAAGAGCAAGTTTTTTTAAAGTTCCGCCAGAGAATGCTAAAGATTTAGAATAAAAAGTCTTTAGTATCTTACTCTCACAATATTCCATATCATTTTTAAAAAATTTTTTAAGCTTATTAATAGTAGATTGCTTAATCAAAACTTCATTTTCAAAACTCATTATCTTGGCTAAAAAACTATCCAATATAGTCGTATTATCAGAAAACAAATTGCCAATTCCTAAAGGTAAAAATCCGGCCTTAAGCTCATAAAAATTAATATATTCATATCTATGCCCATTCATTTTTATGCACCCTACAAATGGAATCTTACCTAAGAATAATTTTTCCCATGTTTTTATTGCTGCCTCTTCTGCAATAATTCCTAAAACTCCTCTCTTCTTCAGAGAAAAACTAATATCATACTTCCAAAAATCTTCAAAAAATAAATTAAATTTTATCAAATCTTCATTTGGCTCACCACGCCTAATACTTGTAGAAATAAACTTATCAACAGGGATTTCAAGCTTGCTAAGCATTACTTCTTTATTTGTTGTTCTAAAGCATTTCCCATCTTTTAAAATAATAAATTCATCACTAAACTTTATGGCATCCCCAAGCTCTCTATGTGTAATAAAAAGAGAAGTAATGCCTGCTATTTTAAGGTCTTGAAGCAATTTAATAAACTCTTGGGCCTCTTTTTGAGAAAAATAAGCAACACTCTCATCAAAAATAATGATCTTTGCATTTTTTTTAAGGGAAGAAATAATAAGCAAAAAATATATTTCTTTAATATTTAAATCTTGTATT from Borrelia hermsii DAH includes these protein-coding regions:
- a CDS encoding ATP-binding cassette domain-containing protein; protein product: MVEFKNIVKSFPDVERPILDSVNLRIEEAKILTVIGRNGEGKSTLSKIIAGFIHFDSGDVFVNNNRQKNWNVDVAKSNGIYIVSQIPKLNMNLKVWEYLSIYWFDSQFFMPMNKSKTYGYYKWLRQFYNIAFELETRIQDLNIKEIYFLLIISSLKKNAKIIIFDESVAYFSQKEAQEFIKLLQDLKIAGITSLFITHRELGDAIKFSDEFIILKDGKCFRTTNKEVMLSKLEIPVDKFISTSIRRGEPNEDLIKFNLFFEDFWKYDISFSLKKRGVLGIIAEEAAIKTWEKLFLGKIPFVGCIKMNGHRYEYINFYELKAGFLPLGIGNLFSDNTTILDSFLAKIMSFENEVLIKQSTINKLKKFFKNDMEYCESKILKTFYSKSLAFSGGTLKKLALFREKYITKSFLICFSPLSNLDYRAYSEISNFIRHFSNEKPVLLITPNLDELLLLSDDILAIKAGEVVLRLKREYINKAILKEMLFI